One genomic region from Microcystis panniformis FACHB-1757 encodes:
- a CDS encoding Coq4 family protein produces MSLNFDPNFYRSIQVNSDTDYLLLRLRQTHDIWHIVTGFGVDVMGELQLKAFELSQSRRPLAIVLLLGGLFGALFSSPLSLGSLWEEIVIAYNLGKNTRPFLAQKWELAWEKSLLVWRQELAIVHSNLEN; encoded by the coding sequence ATTAGTCTCAATTTTGATCCTAATTTTTATCGGTCTATTCAAGTCAATTCCGATACAGATTATCTGCTGCTTCGCCTACGGCAAACTCACGATATCTGGCATATAGTAACGGGTTTTGGTGTTGATGTTATGGGAGAATTGCAACTGAAAGCTTTTGAATTAAGTCAAAGTCGTCGCCCTCTAGCTATTGTCCTACTTTTAGGGGGATTATTCGGAGCTTTATTTTCTTCCCCACTTTCCTTAGGCTCTCTCTGGGAAGAGATTGTCATCGCCTATAATTTGGGCAAAAATACTCGACCTTTTTTAGCGCAAAAATGGGAACTAGCTTGGGAGAAATCCTTGCTAGTTTGGCGGCAAGAATTGGCGATTGTCCACTCGAACCTAGAAAATTAA
- a CDS encoding ISAs1 family transposase — MLSLIEKLKQVKDFRKDKGKRHPLWIVLVVIILGTMLGYSGYRELGEFAKNNRHRLSKEFNIIPERVPSYSTIRRVMMGVDWQSLLKMFNEWALQEYGQRDDINWLGIDGKSLKNTLKNPNNEQQNFIMFISLFSQESGLVLHLKRIENKKGSEIDEGQAIIEDCSLQNKVFTGDALHCQKKTISLIAKTKNDYVITVKGNQKNLYQRIQDLSNSSKPESFFLEQDNSHGRKISRKIEVFKVRKNERKGFENLRRVIKVERRGSRGDKTYEETAYYISSLTESAEVFAKIIRGHWKIENQLHWVKDVIFEEDKSEISDFQAASNWSILTTIGLNLFRGLGFLSITEGQRWLAERWEKLIVLST; from the coding sequence ATGTTGAGCTTAATAGAAAAACTAAAACAAGTCAAGGACTTTCGGAAAGATAAAGGAAAAAGACACCCTTTATGGATAGTATTAGTAGTAATAATACTAGGAACAATGCTAGGATACTCAGGTTATAGAGAACTAGGAGAGTTTGCTAAAAATAATCGGCACAGGCTGAGTAAAGAATTTAACATAATTCCAGAAAGAGTCCCATCCTATTCAACAATTAGAAGGGTAATGATGGGAGTTGACTGGCAGAGTTTGTTAAAAATGTTTAATGAATGGGCATTACAAGAATATGGACAAAGAGATGATATAAATTGGCTAGGCATAGATGGAAAAAGTCTCAAAAACACCCTAAAGAATCCTAACAATGAACAACAAAATTTTATCATGTTTATCTCATTGTTTAGTCAAGAAAGTGGCTTGGTATTACACTTAAAAAGAATCGAAAACAAAAAAGGGTCTGAAATCGACGAAGGGCAAGCTATAATTGAGGATTGCTCTCTCCAAAATAAAGTTTTTACTGGGGATGCTTTACACTGTCAGAAGAAAACAATCAGCTTAATAGCCAAGACTAAAAATGACTATGTTATCACCGTTAAAGGAAATCAGAAAAATCTTTATCAGCGAATACAAGACCTGAGTAATTCCTCAAAGCCAGAAAGTTTTTTTCTTGAACAAGATAATAGTCATGGACGAAAAATATCAAGAAAAATAGAAGTTTTTAAAGTGAGGAAAAATGAAAGAAAAGGGTTTGAAAATCTGCGAAGAGTTATTAAAGTAGAAAGAAGGGGTAGTCGCGGGGATAAAACCTATGAAGAAACAGCTTACTATATCAGTAGCCTAACCGAATCCGCCGAAGTATTTGCTAAAATTATTCGAGGACACTGGAAAATAGAAAATCAGTTACATTGGGTAAAAGATGTAATTTTTGAGGAAGATAAAAGCGAAATTAGTGATTTTCAAGCGGCCAGCAATTGGTCAATTCTCACAACCATAGGATTGAATCTTTTCAGAGGTTTGGGTTTTCTCTCAATCACAGAGGGACAGAGGTGGTTAGCTGAACGTTGGGAAAAACTGATAGTTTTATCGACGTAA
- a CDS encoding DUF4255 domain-containing protein produces MIHDLDDTLKELLVQKVPLDPNAIDIKFEVPNKDDWNPKPNKPTINCFLYDIRENHELRSNERYLSRNGTTGTGTEKIAPTRIDLSYLITVWTTDVADEHRLLGSILQTLLSYPILPTEVLKGQIANQSLPLRAWVSQPERTPNAWDFWGALDGRMKAGISYMVTVAVEPFTAVEVRLVTEKVLKVEPK; encoded by the coding sequence ATGATCCACGATCTCGACGATACGCTTAAAGAATTGCTGGTGCAAAAAGTGCCTCTCGATCCTAACGCGATCGATATTAAGTTTGAAGTGCCGAACAAAGACGACTGGAATCCCAAGCCGAATAAGCCTACAATTAATTGTTTTCTCTACGACATCCGCGAGAATCACGAGTTACGCAGCAATGAGCGCTATCTCTCCCGCAACGGAACCACAGGAACAGGAACCGAAAAAATTGCCCCCACTCGTATTGATTTATCCTATCTAATCACCGTTTGGACAACCGATGTCGCCGACGAACATCGACTGTTAGGCAGTATTTTGCAGACCTTATTGAGCTATCCAATTTTGCCAACGGAAGTCCTCAAGGGGCAAATAGCCAATCAATCTCTACCTCTCCGCGCCTGGGTTTCTCAACCCGAACGCACCCCGAATGCTTGGGATTTTTGGGGGGCGCTTGACGGACGGATGAAAGCGGGAATCAGCTACATGGTGACTGTTGCAGTTGAACCCTTTACAGCGGTTGAGGTTCGTTTGGTAACAGAAAAAGTTCTCAAAGTCGAGCCAAAGTAG
- a CDS encoding SpoIID/LytB domain-containing protein, producing MTNKHTARLLGSYLQRLPAHSWLVLVFWALIIAPVQAAVELRIAISKGVSAVSVGSSTDAVVKDGAGRVLGELTAMNALNANPRGKAVGLADWQASQLIIEPENDGYVWINDRWYRGRTRIIRQGSGVTALNLVDLEEYLYSVVGAEAIPSWPQEALKAQSVAARTYALYQMNTSGNRIYDLDTTTRTQVYKGLESEFTSTHEAVNATAGQIMSFNGKPILAVFHSSSGGHTENVEDVWNSPLPYLRGVVDYDQVAPVFQWSKNFSAGELGRLIGGIGRVRSLSPERITPHGRVIRMRIVGDQGSKLISDTQLRRILELRSTLFTISANNGTFAINGRGFGHGIGLSQWGAFSLADQGVTYDRILSHYYQNARLTEMPN from the coding sequence ATGACCAATAAACACACAGCAAGACTGCTGGGCAGTTACCTGCAGCGCCTGCCTGCCCATAGTTGGCTCGTCCTAGTTTTTTGGGCTTTGATTATTGCTCCAGTCCAAGCTGCTGTCGAGTTACGCATTGCTATCAGTAAAGGTGTTAGCGCCGTCTCCGTGGGCAGTTCCACCGATGCTGTGGTGAAAGATGGGGCTGGCAGAGTCCTAGGAGAATTGACCGCCATGAATGCCCTCAATGCTAATCCCAGAGGAAAAGCGGTGGGTTTGGCCGATTGGCAGGCCAGTCAATTGATCATCGAACCGGAGAATGATGGTTACGTCTGGATTAATGATCGCTGGTATCGAGGACGAACAAGGATCATTCGGCAGGGTTCTGGGGTGACAGCCCTAAATTTAGTCGATTTAGAGGAATATCTCTATAGTGTAGTCGGTGCGGAGGCGATTCCCTCCTGGCCGCAAGAGGCCTTAAAAGCCCAATCTGTGGCGGCGCGCACCTATGCTCTCTACCAAATGAATACTTCTGGTAATCGCATCTACGATCTCGATACTACCACCCGCACCCAAGTTTATAAGGGTCTAGAAAGCGAGTTTACTAGCACCCATGAGGCAGTTAATGCCACCGCCGGACAAATTATGAGTTTCAACGGCAAACCGATTCTAGCGGTGTTTCACTCCTCCTCCGGGGGTCATACGGAAAATGTCGAAGATGTTTGGAATTCCCCCTTACCCTACCTGCGCGGTGTCGTCGATTACGATCAAGTCGCCCCGGTATTCCAATGGTCAAAAAACTTTAGCGCCGGGGAATTAGGCCGTTTAATCGGTGGTATCGGTCGCGTGCGATCGCTATCTCCCGAAAGGATCACTCCCCACGGACGGGTGATTAGAATGCGTATAGTGGGCGATCAAGGCTCTAAATTAATCTCTGATACCCAATTACGGCGAATACTCGAGCTGCGTAGTACCCTATTCACGATTTCAGCTAATAACGGTACTTTTGCCATCAATGGTCGCGGTTTCGGTCATGGG
- a CDS encoding YkgJ family cysteine cluster protein — MDQESQTGINPAMPDDLARHHEVAKGLTYLHARTNATAGRTLEAASFVYALIELLTEKGLLDLDEIDTRKKQVAQRLLKRFLQQDPGVSLQEPEQDKYTFSQPVAIDCENRVHLCQAACCKMVFPLSRQDIEEGVIRWELSQPYVIAKGADGYCHHFDRQGLGCTVHSQRPIPCRAYDCRNDRRIWLDFENKIVNPKLNEPNWPHNLSAAEMELPGGEIQ; from the coding sequence ATGGATCAAGAAAGCCAAACCGGGATTAATCCAGCCATGCCTGATGACCTTGCCCGACACCATGAGGTGGCAAAGGGCCTAACTTATCTCCATGCACGCACAAATGCCACGGCAGGGCGCACCCTGGAAGCCGCCTCCTTCGTCTATGCGCTCATCGAACTGCTGACAGAAAAAGGCTTACTCGATCTTGACGAAATTGACACAAGGAAAAAGCAGGTAGCCCAACGACTGCTCAAACGTTTCCTGCAGCAAGATCCGGGCGTTTCCTTGCAGGAACCAGAACAAGATAAATATACCTTTTCCCAACCCGTCGCCATTGACTGCGAAAATCGGGTACATTTGTGCCAGGCTGCCTGCTGCAAAATGGTTTTTCCCCTGTCGCGCCAAGACATCGAAGAAGGAGTCATCCGCTGGGAGTTGAGCCAACCTTATGTTATTGCCAAAGGTGCGGACGGCTATTGCCACCACTTTGATCGCCAAGGTTTAGGCTGTACGGTGCATTCCCAGCGCCCCATCCCTTGCCGAGCCTACGATTGCCGCAACGACAGGCGCATCTGGCTCGACTTTGAAAATAAAATTGTCAATCCCAAGCTGAACGAGCCAAACTGGCCCCACAACTTGAGTGCAGCAGAAATGGAACTTCCAGGAGGTGAAATTCAATGA